In Gemmata obscuriglobus, a single genomic region encodes these proteins:
- a CDS encoding DUF1501 domain-containing protein, translating into MNADLLAAIRLHQRRTFLTQSCRGVGALALSSLLPQAVAGATPPPRGVVTKPHVPPKAKRVIFMVMAGGASHLELFDHKPELAKRHGQPMPESVTKGQPIAQLQGAKLTCFGPQWGFKKHGQSGQEMNELFKFLPEVADDLCVVRSCKTEAINHDPAHTFMNSGSSVSGRPSMGSWLTYGIGSESADLPGFVVMTSNGRGGQNQPIASRQWSAGFLPGKFQGVQLRGKGDPVLYLTNPPGVGAEQQKDVIDAVARLNQMQNAAVDDPEIATRIGQYELAFRMQTSVPELMDLSKEPAKVLESYGTKGADGSFAANCLLARRMAQKGVRFIQLYHRDWDHHGGVKDGIKLKIEEIDAPLAALIKDLKRLGMFEDTLIVLTGEFGRTPMSQGGNGRDHHMKGFSVLLAGGGIKGGVSYGATDEFGYNAEEKVFPVHDLHATMLHLLGIDHERLTYKFQGRDYRLTDVHGRVVKEILA; encoded by the coding sequence ATGAACGCCGATCTCCTCGCCGCGATCCGATTGCACCAGCGCCGCACGTTCCTCACACAATCGTGCCGCGGAGTCGGCGCGCTCGCACTCTCCTCGCTGCTGCCACAGGCCGTTGCCGGGGCTACTCCGCCGCCGCGCGGCGTGGTTACGAAGCCGCACGTCCCGCCGAAGGCCAAGCGGGTCATCTTTATGGTGATGGCCGGCGGCGCCAGTCACCTCGAACTGTTCGACCACAAGCCCGAACTCGCCAAGCGGCACGGCCAGCCGATGCCCGAGAGCGTGACCAAGGGCCAGCCGATCGCGCAGCTCCAGGGGGCAAAGCTGACCTGCTTCGGCCCGCAGTGGGGCTTCAAGAAGCACGGCCAGAGCGGACAGGAGATGAACGAGCTGTTCAAGTTCCTGCCCGAGGTCGCGGACGACCTGTGCGTGGTCCGCTCGTGCAAAACGGAGGCGATCAACCACGACCCGGCGCACACGTTCATGAACAGCGGCTCCAGCGTGTCGGGCCGCCCGAGCATGGGGAGCTGGCTCACCTACGGCATCGGGAGTGAGTCGGCCGACCTGCCCGGGTTCGTGGTGATGACCTCGAACGGCCGCGGCGGGCAGAACCAGCCGATCGCGTCGCGCCAGTGGTCGGCGGGGTTCCTTCCGGGCAAGTTTCAGGGCGTGCAACTGCGGGGTAAGGGCGACCCGGTGCTGTACCTGACCAACCCGCCCGGGGTGGGCGCGGAGCAGCAGAAGGACGTAATCGACGCGGTCGCACGCCTGAACCAGATGCAGAACGCGGCAGTGGACGACCCCGAGATCGCCACCCGCATCGGGCAGTACGAGCTGGCGTTCCGGATGCAGACGAGCGTTCCCGAACTGATGGACCTGTCAAAGGAGCCGGCGAAGGTGCTCGAGAGCTACGGCACGAAGGGCGCGGACGGGTCGTTCGCGGCCAACTGCCTGCTCGCGCGCCGGATGGCCCAGAAGGGCGTGCGGTTCATCCAACTCTACCACCGCGATTGGGACCACCACGGCGGGGTAAAGGACGGCATCAAACTGAAGATCGAGGAAATCGACGCGCCGCTGGCCGCACTCATCAAGGACCTGAAGCGGCTCGGGATGTTCGAGGACACGCTCATCGTGTTGACGGGCGAGTTCGGGCGCACGCCGATGTCGCAGGGCGGGAACGGCCGCGACCACCACATGAAGGGGTTCAGCGTGCTGCTCGCAGGCGGCGGCATCAAGGGCGGGGTCAGCTACGGCGCGACCGACGAGTTCGGGTACAACGCCGAGGAGAAGGTCTTCCCGGTTCACGACCTCCACGCAACGATGCTGCACCTGCTCGGGATCGATCACGAGCGGCTCACGTACAAGTTCCAGGGCCGCGATTACCGGCTTACCGATGTCCACGGTCGAGTGGTGAAGGAGATCCTGGCGTAG
- a CDS encoding PSD1 and planctomycete cytochrome C domain-containing protein produces MRPLLLLACALCPATARAAPEPPVDFARDVRPILSNQCFQCHGPDEKTRKANLRLDVREAALKAGAFVPGKPDASEIITRICTTEDELRMPPAKLKKPPLTGRQIATLKRWIAEGAKYSGHWAFAQLTRPAVPDVGPAARNVIDKFILARLAAEQVAPAKEADRVTLIRRLSFDLTGLPPAPEEVRAFVNDEAPDAYEKLVDKLLASPHFGERMAVWWLDLVRYADSIGYHSDNPMNVSPYRDYVIRSFNENKPFNQFTVEQLAGDLLPNATLQQKVASAYNRLLQTTEEGGAQAKEYIAKYSADRVRNYGQVWLGGTLMCAECHNHKFDPYTQADFYSVAAFFADIQEPAVGGRGPGTPIMTAEQESELNRLVRNVRIASAKLEAAAKAFAADDDAFADVEKWPNPATVKKEPARVVVSADVRAILAKSPDKRSSAEVGRLAVFARDNAPDFKADRDALDGATAARAAFDKTIPRVLMTQSGPPRTVRVLPRGNWLDDSGPEVKPNTPAFLPPLPPLPAGRARYTRLDLARWTVSPENPLTARATANRLWRVFFGYGLARSLEETGVQGELPTHPELLDWLATEFAAKWDVKGLARLMVLSSTYRQSSAETPAVRERDPMNKLFARQTRQRLDAEFIRDTALRVSGLLNPQVGGASVKPYQPAGYWAALNFPAREWQKDAGDKVYRRGMYTHWQRSFPHPAMVAFDAPSREECTCDRPKSNIPQQALVLLNDPEFVEAANAFAAKTLREGGAGDGARTAWAFERATGRVPKPEEVQVLTGVLNKHRRQFAAKPDEAKKLLAVGDAAPPKDAKPEELAAWVSVCRVVLNLHETITRP; encoded by the coding sequence TTCTCGCATGCGCCCTTTGCCCAGCAACCGCCCGCGCCGCCCCAGAGCCGCCGGTCGATTTTGCCCGCGACGTTCGCCCTATCCTGTCGAACCAGTGCTTTCAGTGCCACGGGCCGGACGAGAAGACCCGCAAAGCGAACTTGCGCCTTGATGTCCGCGAGGCGGCGCTGAAGGCCGGGGCGTTCGTGCCCGGGAAACCGGACGCGAGCGAGATCATCACGCGCATCTGCACGACCGAAGACGAACTGCGGATGCCGCCGGCGAAGCTGAAGAAGCCGCCGCTCACCGGACGGCAGATCGCCACGCTGAAGCGGTGGATCGCGGAGGGTGCGAAGTACTCCGGTCACTGGGCGTTTGCACAACTGACCCGCCCGGCGGTGCCGGACGTTGGCCCCGCGGCACGAAACGTGATCGACAAGTTCATCCTCGCGCGCCTCGCGGCGGAACAGGTGGCGCCTGCCAAAGAGGCGGACCGCGTCACGCTGATCCGGCGCCTCTCGTTCGACCTCACCGGGCTCCCGCCCGCTCCCGAAGAGGTGCGAGCTTTCGTGAACGATGAGGCGCCTGACGCTTACGAGAAACTGGTCGACAAGCTGCTCGCGTCCCCTCACTTCGGCGAGCGCATGGCGGTGTGGTGGCTCGACCTCGTGCGGTACGCCGACAGCATCGGCTACCACAGCGACAACCCGATGAACGTGTCGCCGTACCGCGACTACGTGATCCGCAGTTTCAACGAGAACAAGCCGTTCAACCAGTTCACCGTTGAGCAACTCGCGGGAGACCTGTTGCCGAACGCGACGCTGCAACAAAAGGTCGCCAGCGCGTACAACCGGCTGCTGCAAACGACCGAAGAGGGCGGGGCGCAGGCGAAGGAGTATATCGCCAAGTACTCCGCCGACCGCGTCCGCAACTACGGGCAGGTGTGGCTCGGCGGCACGCTCATGTGCGCCGAGTGCCACAACCACAAGTTCGACCCGTACACGCAGGCCGATTTTTACTCCGTGGCGGCGTTCTTCGCCGATATCCAGGAGCCGGCGGTGGGCGGGCGCGGCCCCGGGACGCCCATCATGACCGCGGAGCAGGAAAGCGAACTGAATCGCCTCGTGCGGAACGTCCGGATCGCGTCCGCGAAGCTCGAAGCCGCAGCAAAGGCGTTTGCGGCTGATGACGACGCGTTCGCTGACGTGGAGAAATGGCCGAACCCCGCGACCGTGAAGAAGGAACCCGCGCGGGTGGTCGTTTCGGCAGACGTGAGGGCGATTCTGGCAAAGTCGCCCGATAAGCGCTCGTCCGCGGAAGTCGGGCGGCTCGCGGTGTTCGCTCGCGACAACGCGCCCGACTTCAAGGCCGATCGCGACGCGCTCGACGGCGCGACCGCCGCGCGAGCGGCGTTCGACAAGACCATTCCGCGCGTTCTCATGACGCAGAGCGGCCCGCCGCGCACGGTCCGCGTGCTGCCGCGCGGCAACTGGCTCGACGACAGCGGGCCGGAGGTGAAGCCGAACACGCCCGCGTTCCTGCCACCGCTCCCGCCGCTCCCCGCGGGCCGGGCGCGGTACACGCGGCTCGACCTCGCGCGCTGGACCGTGTCGCCCGAGAACCCGCTCACCGCCCGCGCGACTGCGAACCGGCTGTGGCGTGTGTTCTTCGGGTACGGCCTCGCGCGGTCGCTCGAAGAAACCGGCGTTCAGGGCGAACTGCCGACACACCCGGAACTGCTCGACTGGCTCGCAACCGAGTTCGCGGCCAAATGGGACGTGAAGGGCTTGGCCCGGCTCATGGTTCTCTCCTCCACCTACCGCCAGTCGTCGGCGGAGACGCCGGCCGTGCGCGAGCGCGACCCCATGAACAAGCTGTTCGCGCGCCAGACCCGCCAGCGCCTCGACGCCGAGTTCATCCGCGATACGGCGCTGCGCGTGAGCGGGCTACTGAACCCGCAGGTCGGCGGCGCGAGTGTGAAACCGTACCAGCCTGCGGGGTACTGGGCGGCGCTCAACTTCCCGGCACGCGAGTGGCAGAAGGACGCCGGCGACAAGGTGTACCGCCGCGGCATGTACACGCACTGGCAGCGGTCCTTTCCGCACCCGGCGATGGTCGCGTTCGACGCTCCTAGCCGCGAAGAGTGTACCTGCGACCGCCCGAAATCGAACATCCCGCAGCAGGCGCTCGTGCTGCTCAACGACCCGGAGTTCGTGGAAGCGGCGAACGCCTTCGCGGCGAAGACGCTTCGAGAAGGCGGGGCCGGCGATGGGGCGCGAACGGCGTGGGCGTTCGAGCGGGCCACCGGACGGGTACCGAAGCCTGAAGAGGTTCAGGTGCTGACGGGCGTACTGAACAAGCACCGCCGGCAGTTCGCCGCGAAGCCCGACGAGGCGAAGAAGCTGCTCGCGGTCGGCGACGCGGCCCCGCCGAAGGACGCCAAGCCCGAAGAGCTGGCCGCGTGGGTGAGCGTATGTCGTGTCGTCCTGAACCTGCACGAGACGATCACGAGGCCGTGA